A stretch of Cucumis sativus cultivar 9930 chromosome 2, Cucumber_9930_V3, whole genome shotgun sequence DNA encodes these proteins:
- the LOC101211933 gene encoding glycine-rich RNA-binding protein 1, with amino-acid sequence MASSSVEFRCFVGGLAWATDSNSLEKAFSVYGEIVEAKIVSDRETGRSRGFGFVTFLEEEAMRSAIEAMNGHILDGRNITVNEAQQRGGGGGGGYNRGGGGGGGYGGRRDGGGFSRGGGGGYGGGGGGGYGGGGGGYGGGRDRGYGGGGGYGGGRDSRGSGGGGSEGGWRN; translated from the exons ATGGCTTCCTCCTCTGTTGAGTTCCGTTGCTTTGTGGGTGGCCTTGCTTGGGCCACTGATAGTAATTCCTTAGAGAAGGCGTTTTCCGTATATGGTGAAATCGTTGAAGCCAAG aTCGTTAGCGATCGTGAGACCGGAAGGTCGAGAGGATTTGGATTCGTCACGTTTCTTGAGGAAGAGGCCATGAGAAGTGCCATTGAAGCGATGAATGGTCATATTCTCGACGGACGTAATATTACCGTTAACGAGGCGCAGCAAAGAGGTGGAGGAGGTGGTGGTGGTTACAACCGTGGAGGTGGCGGTGGAGGTGGATACGGTGGACGTCGTGACGGCGGAGGATTTAGCCGCGGTGGTGGTGGAGGATACGGAGGCGGAGGTGGTGGTGGATACGGAGGAGGTGGTGGTGGATACGGAGGAGGACGTGACCGTGGTTACGGTGGTGGAGGTGGTTACGGTGGTGGACGTGACTCCAGGGGAAGTGGTGGCGGTGGATCTGAAGGTGGATGGAGAAATTAG
- the LOC101211034 gene encoding uncharacterized protein LOC101211034: MEQQKEKPSTAANPPIPSCRKKKNEEATFLEDLKDHIDEFINASMDEHKSCFKKTINKMFRMSKVVADRNSETNGVESSLPLRTTVSE; encoded by the exons ATGGAACAACAGAAAGAGAAACCATCAACTGCTGCAAACCCACCCATTCCTTCCTGTcgtaagaagaaaaatgaagaagctACATTTCTGGAGGATTTGAAGGATCACATCGACGAATTCATTAATGCATCAATGGACGAACACAAATCATGCTTCAAAAAGACTATCAACAAG ATGTTCCGTATGTCAAAAGTTGTGGCAGATAGGAATTCAGAGACAAATGGAGTTGAAAGTTCTCTGCCTCTTCGAACAACAGTATCAGAataa
- the LOC101211285 gene encoding transcription factor RADIALIS has product MASISSSSSSWTPNQNKAFERALAVFDKDTPDRWLNVAKAVGGGKTPDEVKRHFDRLVEDVKHIESGRVPFPKYTSSSSSPTTSNANIKDQEQRMRNMKLH; this is encoded by the exons ATGGCTTCCAtttcctcctcctcttcttcttggACTCCTAACCAAAACAAAGCCTTCGAAAGGGCTTTGGCTGTCTTTGACAAAGACACCCCTGATCGCTGGCTCAATGTAGCCAAAGCCGTCGGCGGTGGCAAGACCCCCGACGAAGTCAAGAGACACTTCGACCGTCTCGTCGAAGATGTCAAACACATTGAATCCGGCCGCGTTCCTTTCCCTAAATacacctcctcctcctcctcccctACAACCTCCAATGCTAACATCAAAGACCAAGAACAAAG GATGAGAAACATGAAACTTCATTAA